CGCTATGACGCACTTGGATTTTCCAATGTGTAACAGGTTACGATTAGCCTTGAGTGACTGGTGGTCTCACGATTTGACAAAACATGAGATTTGGGCCAAAGAAAGGATGGCTCCATTTCTGCATATTTCCAAGAGTCAAACCAGATACTGATGTTGCAGGCGATACACCAGTATATCTCAATGTCTATGATTTAACACCCGTGAATGGCTACATATATTGGGCTGGATTTGGCATCTTTCACTCTGGCGTGGAAGGTAAAGTCGCCTTTGAACTTTtgttttcctgtggtttgggTTTTATTTTCTAGCTTATGTGCTCTGGTGCGTCTCGTGGCCCTTCTATTATCAAGTGGTATGACAGCTGGGCATCAGATAATTTACTCCAGAAATCTAGAAAGATGTACAAAGTTGTGTCCCCTTGCAAAAGTTAGATAGGAAGTCCTCTTTGCATTAAGATTTGATTGATTCACACATCAGAATATCATTGCTATAGACTGATAGTGTTTCTTTCAAAGATTTTCCTTAATATTCAGAGGAATTAAATGTTTTCCCGCTACTTCCATTCGTGCATATTTCAGTTCACGGAGCAGAATATGCCTTTGGAGCTCATGACTCTCCATCCAGTGGCGTTTTTGAAGTTGAACCTCGGCAATGTCCAGGCTTCAAGTTTAGGAAGTCTGTACTTATTGGCACTACATGCTTGGATGCACCTGAGGTTAGGGAGTTCATGGAGTACCACTCTTCAAACTACTATGGCAATACGTATAGTTTGATTGCCAAGAACTGCAACCATTTTTGCAAGGACGTTTGTTACAGGCTGACTAAGAAACCGATTCCAAAATGGGTAAATCGCCTGGCTGAAATAGGTACGCTTTCTTTATCAATCCACGGAAGGATTTTTGTTGGTGTACATGAACAAACGCATCCCTAATGGATTTTTGTCGACTTCCAAAAAAGTTATTCATTTTGACTTTCGGAATAGCATCTTGCACAATCCATTTCTAGCCCTGATAAGATAGTAACTTGGAGACAGACTACAAAGTTCAAAGTATGTTAACTAGATTTGCTATTTATTTGTACTCAAAAGTGGTAGCTAATTTCATGAGCACTTGTTCTACCGTGTAAACCAAAATCTGTATGTGATTTCGCAGCTGCATTTATCTGAAAGaaccctttttccttttcccttatTTATTCTTTGCAATGTTTTCATCTGTCCGTCAGTGAGTGTAGACTTGGATTCGAGAAACCAGGGTTAGGaaattttaatttgtctttGACCTTTTTTTTCTGGATAGTAATGTTTTTGTTTGCCCTTGGATGTATTTCATAACTCTATTTGTAGGCCCCTTCCTTTCTTCTTTATGTGTTAGGTACTTTGGTGGGGATGTGGCTGAAGGTCTTTTTCGTTGGGATTACAGAATCAGTGTCAAATCAAAATACACAACAAGCAATATAGAAACCGTAGATATAGCGTATCTCTTTCTATATCTGCCGAGAATCTCGTATTGACTAAGAATATCTGTTGGATGGGGACTCAAGCAAATCTTCCGCTAATTTGTAATTTGTTTAGAGAATGCATATTTTGTTTCGGATTATGAAATCCAGTTGAATGAGAATGACTCATTAAAAAATGATAACAAGAAATGACATTTTGTTGAGTAAACAAAATCGTTGCTTAATTCATTTTTGCCCTTGCAATGACGGATGATTCCCTTGGCGGGTGGGACGATCTATCAAAAATTCATATCCATCATGTAACATGATATTACATTGAGTTAATGTATTTTAAGTGTCTTTCCTTCCTGTTTTGTATCCTGCTAGGTTCAAGCTTCCACTGTGTACTACCTGAATCATTCAACGATTCTGTTTTGCAACACAATCCAAGTTCTGATGAAGAATGTTCCAGCGACAAGAGAAAGCTAAAAAGTTCCTTCAGCAGTCTGTCTTCTGTATCAATCCGGCAAATGC
The sequence above is drawn from the Rhododendron vialii isolate Sample 1 chromosome 6a, ASM3025357v1 genome and encodes:
- the LOC131331065 gene encoding deSI-like protein At4g17486, with protein sequence MRFGPKKGWLHFCIFPRVKPDTDVAGDTPVYLNVYDLTPVNGYIYWAGFGIFHSGVEVHGAEYAFGAHDSPSSGVFEVEPRQCPGFKFRKSVLIGTTCLDAPEVREFMEYHSSNYYGNTYSLIAKNCNHFCKDVCYRLTKKPIPKWVNRLAEIGSSFHCVLPESFNDSVLQHNPSSDEECSSDKRKLKSSFSSLSSVSIRQMQLSRSSLFLRSPLKGCSPLWEKIKSKNGLLNGRLE